One region of Pararhizobium qamdonense genomic DNA includes:
- a CDS encoding PAS domain S-box protein: MHNHNPATSDQGSLADIIRDYDWASTSLGPMSSWPAQLKCAVDIIIPSGAQIVMFCGNDFTAIYNDAYAPSIGIKHPSALGRPAKENWAELWDDLEPLLLQVRDAGETVVAKDRPFYIERHGVPETVYFDISYSPVSDEYGHVLAVLCIVNETTERVGYEATLKRLASIISSSEDAILGIDLNMTVTDWNSGAEKLYGFSAEEIVGRSVTLLIADDRVDEEAHIIARIKAGERVETHETVRRHRSGRLLDVSLTVSPIYDADGRIIGASKIARDITLRREAERVQELLIGELNHRVKNVLATVAAIARQTFAGANDISLASAAFDARLQSLARAHDLLTRGSWEAASLRTAVSEALSPYPPEQLDVSGPEIDVSPKAVVALTLILHELATNAAKYGALGASSGKVAVSWEVSAPGAQLTLSWKEVGGPKVAPPTRKGFGSRLIEALSSGQLRGHVELTYDVCGVHCLIRAPHDTGWSDYDHIQSRL; this comes from the coding sequence ATGCACAATCATAATCCGGCCACCTCCGATCAGGGTTCACTGGCTGACATCATTCGCGACTATGACTGGGCAAGCACCAGCCTCGGACCGATGTCATCCTGGCCGGCTCAATTAAAATGTGCGGTTGACATCATAATCCCGTCCGGTGCGCAGATTGTGATGTTTTGTGGCAATGACTTCACTGCTATTTACAATGATGCATACGCCCCCTCGATCGGGATCAAGCATCCCAGCGCGTTAGGGAGGCCGGCGAAAGAAAACTGGGCCGAACTTTGGGACGACCTGGAACCCCTTCTGCTTCAAGTTCGCGACGCCGGCGAGACCGTCGTTGCAAAGGACAGGCCCTTCTATATCGAACGGCACGGCGTGCCAGAAACGGTTTACTTCGACATCTCCTATTCTCCTGTTTCCGACGAATACGGTCATGTGCTCGCGGTGCTGTGTATCGTCAATGAGACGACGGAACGCGTCGGCTACGAGGCAACGCTCAAACGCCTTGCGTCTATCATCTCCTCGTCGGAAGATGCGATCCTCGGCATCGACCTCAACATGACGGTTACCGATTGGAACAGTGGAGCCGAAAAGCTCTATGGATTCTCGGCCGAGGAAATTGTGGGCCGGTCCGTCACGCTTCTTATTGCCGATGACCGGGTCGACGAGGAGGCGCACATCATCGCCCGCATCAAGGCAGGAGAGCGGGTAGAGACCCATGAGACCGTTAGGCGGCATCGCAGTGGACGGCTTCTGGATGTTTCGCTGACTGTTTCGCCAATCTATGACGCAGATGGCAGGATCATCGGCGCTTCAAAAATCGCCCGCGACATTACGCTACGAAGGGAAGCAGAGCGCGTGCAGGAACTGCTGATTGGTGAACTGAACCATCGCGTCAAGAACGTCCTTGCCACGGTAGCGGCTATCGCCCGTCAGACTTTTGCCGGCGCCAATGACATCAGCCTCGCGAGTGCCGCCTTCGACGCCCGGTTGCAAAGCCTGGCCAGAGCACACGACCTTCTCACGCGTGGGAGTTGGGAGGCAGCCAGCCTTCGTACCGCAGTTTCCGAAGCACTATCTCCCTATCCACCTGAACAGCTCGACGTCAGCGGTCCAGAAATCGACGTCTCGCCGAAGGCCGTAGTGGCCCTCACGCTCATTCTGCACGAGCTTGCCACAAATGCTGCGAAATATGGCGCGTTGGGAGCCAGTTCCGGAAAAGTGGCAGTGTCATGGGAGGTCTCGGCTCCCGGCGCGCAACTCACTCTGTCGTGGAAAGAAGTCGGAGGGCCAAAAGTCGCGCCGCCGACCCGAAAGGGCTTCGGATCCCGGTTGATTGAAGCCCTCTCGTCCGGCCAACTCCGAGGCCACGTAGAGCTCACATATGACGTCTGCGGCGTCCATTGCCTGATACGCGCACCGCATGACACCGGATGGAGCGACTACGATCATATTCAGTCACGGCTTTGA
- a CDS encoding response regulator codes for MTQKGTTVIVVEDEVIVRLDIVMSLENEGFIVLEASNADEAIDILNAHPEVRLMFTDIDMPGSMNGLKLASAVRDRWPPVKIIVASGHRQLSDELLPVKGKFFSKPYDHARVIATMREMLAAA; via the coding sequence ATGACGCAAAAGGGGACCACAGTCATTGTCGTTGAGGACGAAGTAATCGTGCGGCTGGATATCGTAATGTCGCTTGAGAACGAAGGGTTCATCGTGCTCGAGGCTTCAAATGCCGATGAAGCCATCGACATTCTGAACGCGCATCCGGAGGTCCGGTTGATGTTCACTGACATCGACATGCCAGGCAGCATGAACGGCTTAAAGCTGGCCTCTGCGGTTCGAGACAGATGGCCCCCGGTCAAGATCATCGTGGCTTCGGGCCACCGTCAATTGAGTGATGAGCTTTTGCCGGTTAAGGGCAAGTTTTTCAGCAAGCCGTACGACCACGCCCGCGTTATCGCCACGATGAGAGAAATGCTGGCGGCGGCGTAG
- a CDS encoding GNAT family N-acetyltransferase: MEIYKANNWSSAQKPQDLLAALRNSHTLITARSDNQLLGLANAISDGHLVVYFPHLLVHPDHQRFGIGSKLMTAMRDKYAGFLK, from the coding sequence GTGGAGATCTATAAAGCCAACAACTGGTCATCCGCACAGAAGCCGCAAGATTTACTCGCTGCCCTTCGTAATTCGCACACCCTGATAACGGCGCGTTCCGACAATCAGTTACTCGGCCTGGCGAACGCTATTTCCGATGGGCACTTGGTGGTATACTTTCCACACCTGCTGGTTCATCCCGACCATCAGAGATTTGGCATCGGTAGCAAATTGATGACTGCGATGCGGGACAAGTATGCTGGCTTTCTCAAATAA
- a CDS encoding cold-shock protein, giving the protein MTTGTVKWFNSTKGFGFIQPDNGGADAFVHISAVERAGMREIVEGQKIGFDLERDNKSGKMSACNLQAV; this is encoded by the coding sequence ATGACAACTGGCACCGTAAAATGGTTCAATTCCACAAAGGGCTTCGGCTTCATTCAGCCTGACAACGGCGGCGCTGACGCCTTCGTTCACATCTCTGCCGTCGAACGCGCCGGAATGCGCGAAATCGTCGAAGGCCAGAAGATCGGTTTCGACCTCGAGCGCGACAACAAGTCGGGCAAGATGTCTGCTTGCAACCTGCAGGCCGTATAA
- a CDS encoding plasmid pRiA4b ORF-3 family protein, with amino-acid sequence MFKAVNAVQIRVSVDEIEPGVWRRLVLPVHWNLEHLHLGIQAAFNWWNYHLYEFRIGGLRYGDVEILAEDASDEDPRVFDQKEVRLLDFEQGAVFSYHYDFGDGWRHTVAVEEFLTLTATPKHGACIAGERARPPEDVGGVSGYERFLEIITDRDDPEYVETMQWCGGYFDPEWFDLSTADKDLRNALRSNAKRRLYQPKPKAAPKK; translated from the coding sequence ATGTTCAAAGCCGTAAACGCTGTCCAGATTAGAGTTTCGGTCGATGAGATCGAGCCGGGCGTCTGGCGCCGTCTGGTCCTGCCGGTCCATTGGAACCTTGAGCATCTGCATCTCGGAATACAGGCCGCATTCAACTGGTGGAACTATCATCTCTACGAGTTTCGCATCGGTGGTCTCCGGTATGGAGACGTTGAGATTCTGGCGGAGGATGCGTCCGACGAAGATCCTCGGGTCTTCGATCAGAAAGAGGTACGGCTGCTGGACTTCGAGCAAGGTGCTGTCTTCAGCTACCACTATGATTTCGGGGATGGCTGGCGGCATACCGTCGCGGTCGAGGAGTTCTTGACGCTCACTGCTACGCCCAAACACGGGGCCTGCATCGCTGGCGAGAGGGCACGACCGCCCGAGGATGTTGGCGGCGTTTCAGGTTATGAGCGGTTTCTTGAGATCATCACCGACCGGGATGATCCCGAATATGTCGAAACCATGCAGTGGTGCGGGGGCTACTTTGATCCGGAATGGTTCGACCTTTCGACCGCGGACAAGGATCTTCGCAATGCTCTGCGCTCGAACGCCAAACGACGCTTGTATCAACCGAAGCCAAAAGCGGCTCCGAAGAAATGA
- a CDS encoding TRAP transporter large permease has protein sequence MSVFLLVAFFGLSMLGIPLAVALALASVATLWLFTSMPLDLLSQTMFSSMNSFLLVAVPLFILVGTVMERGRVAERIFDFAEAIVGWLPGGLGHVNVISSVIFSGVSGSSVADIASVGAIEIKAMERHGFPKGYAVGMTLCTATLSSIIPPSILVVIAGSIANVSIGTLLVAGLVPGLFIAFAFMVFNHFYSVYYGYNPPSPFNLRMVVVTGLRAILPMLTPLILIIGIASGLFTPTEAAAIAVVYVGILGVLVYRTLPVRELPEILISTARISGTILFIAATSQIAAWVFTYDGLPEKVADLLQAMNLGPLTGMLVIFVFLLIIGIFMEAIPAMFILIPVLMPPVEALGIDPIHFLIVTVMTLTLGLVTPPVGVCLFAAAQVANMRVEDVIRGSLAPMAVLTLAIFALVLFPILTLGPIRLLGMY, from the coding sequence ATGTCGGTCTTTCTTCTCGTCGCCTTTTTCGGGCTCAGCATGCTCGGCATTCCGCTGGCGGTTGCCTTGGCGCTGGCCAGCGTCGCCACCTTGTGGCTCTTCACCTCGATGCCGCTCGATCTGTTGTCACAGACCATGTTCTCCTCGATGAATTCATTTCTGCTGGTTGCGGTGCCTCTGTTCATTCTGGTCGGGACGGTGATGGAGCGTGGCCGTGTCGCAGAACGCATCTTCGATTTTGCCGAGGCCATCGTCGGCTGGTTGCCGGGCGGCCTGGGCCACGTCAACGTGATCTCATCGGTGATTTTCTCCGGCGTGTCAGGCTCATCGGTCGCCGATATTGCCTCTGTTGGCGCCATCGAAATCAAAGCAATGGAGCGCCATGGCTTTCCGAAGGGTTATGCGGTGGGCATGACGCTCTGTACTGCGACATTGTCGTCGATCATTCCGCCATCGATCCTCGTCGTCATCGCCGGCTCGATCGCCAATGTTTCCATCGGGACTTTGCTTGTCGCCGGTCTGGTGCCAGGCCTCTTCATCGCCTTCGCCTTCATGGTCTTCAACCACTTCTATTCCGTCTACTACGGCTACAACCCTCCCTCGCCCTTCAACCTGCGTATGGTGGTCGTCACCGGTCTTCGCGCCATCCTGCCGATGCTGACGCCGCTGATCCTGATCATCGGGATCGCCAGCGGCCTGTTCACGCCGACCGAAGCAGCCGCGATCGCTGTCGTCTATGTCGGCATACTCGGGGTTCTGGTCTACCGCACGCTTCCGGTTCGCGAATTGCCGGAAATCCTGATCTCGACGGCACGTATTTCCGGAACCATCTTGTTCATCGCAGCGACGTCCCAGATTGCCGCCTGGGTGTTCACCTACGACGGCTTACCGGAAAAGGTTGCGGATCTGCTGCAGGCGATGAACCTCGGTCCGTTGACGGGCATGCTGGTCATCTTCGTCTTCCTGCTTATCATCGGCATCTTTATGGAAGCTATTCCGGCCATGTTCATCCTCATTCCGGTGCTGATGCCGCCGGTGGAGGCGCTCGGCATCGATCCCATCCACTTTCTGATCGTCACCGTCATGACGCTGACACTCGGTCTCGTGACGCCACCGGTCGGCGTTTGCCTGTTTGCCGCAGCTCAGGTGGCCAATATGAGGGTCGAGGACGTCATCCGTGGTTCGCTTGCGCCGATGGCGGTGCTGACACTGGCTATCTTCGCTCTTGTGCTCTTCCCCATCCTGACACTCGGCCCGATTCGCCTGCTGGGGATGTATTGA
- a CDS encoding EAL domain-containing protein: MRLRQYWHTTCVRIRSHEGRSALIIALDNEANAGKVLQATIALANALDIPVTAEGIETDEQAAIVRLSGCDELQGYLFSRPLTAEKLTASYFPARQSDVTVAAS; the protein is encoded by the coding sequence CTGCGGCTTCGCCAGTATTGGCACACTACGTGCGTTCGGATTCGATCGCATGAAGGTCGATCGGCTCTCATAATCGCTCTTGATAACGAGGCGAATGCGGGCAAGGTCCTTCAGGCCACGATTGCGCTTGCCAACGCCCTCGATATTCCTGTGACAGCGGAAGGCATTGAGACGGACGAACAAGCTGCTATTGTTAGATTATCGGGTTGCGACGAACTCCAGGGATATCTCTTCAGCCGCCCTCTCACCGCGGAAAAACTGACCGCAAGTTACTTTCCAGCACGTCAATCTGACGTGACGGTCGCCGCTTCATAA
- a CDS encoding sensor histidine kinase, with protein MKDVPIDSELDWVLVLAPFRKDAEYIAAFLREQEIEVNATNGDGGLADQLALSPGIIVVTHEALNPHVVARVALHLAEQPDWSEVPIIVLLERTAPIARIRNQLLKSWPGARLLFHTRPVAPLELVNGIQSNLLVRLRQRQVRDSIERERELRLELNHRVKNILASVKSIFQMTKRGATSVEGLASDFSGRLQALSNVHSAVFEAGGEEVSLSAIVALTVSPYNSDGISRIDFTGPDLVVSRDAGTTIALCLHELITNAIKYGALSHPDGHVELLWSVATNGSSELSLHWTEVGGPTVREPTRQGYGTRYVRSALGSLFGAVPEIVFAPEGFRFSVKGSLTRISTRQ; from the coding sequence ATGAAAGATGTCCCGATCGACAGCGAGTTGGATTGGGTGCTCGTCCTAGCTCCGTTCCGCAAGGATGCCGAATACATTGCCGCCTTCCTTCGGGAACAAGAGATCGAGGTGAACGCTACCAATGGGGACGGCGGTCTGGCCGATCAACTCGCTTTGTCTCCGGGCATCATCGTCGTCACGCACGAGGCACTGAACCCGCATGTTGTTGCGCGGGTTGCCCTGCATCTCGCAGAGCAGCCAGACTGGTCAGAAGTGCCGATCATCGTCCTTTTGGAGCGCACGGCGCCTATTGCACGGATACGCAATCAATTGCTCAAGTCTTGGCCCGGCGCGCGTCTGTTGTTCCATACGCGGCCGGTCGCGCCGCTGGAACTCGTCAATGGGATTCAATCAAATCTACTGGTCCGGCTGCGCCAACGCCAGGTCCGCGATTCCATCGAGCGGGAGCGAGAACTGCGTCTGGAACTCAATCACCGCGTCAAGAATATCCTGGCGAGTGTTAAATCGATCTTCCAGATGACCAAGCGTGGGGCGACCTCCGTCGAGGGGCTGGCAAGTGATTTTTCCGGGCGACTGCAGGCATTATCGAATGTTCACAGCGCTGTCTTCGAGGCTGGCGGCGAGGAGGTATCGCTCTCAGCCATCGTTGCGCTGACCGTTTCTCCATACAACAGCGATGGCATCAGCCGCATCGATTTCACCGGTCCGGACCTGGTGGTCAGCCGGGACGCCGGAACGACGATAGCGCTTTGCCTCCACGAGCTGATAACGAACGCCATCAAATACGGCGCGCTTTCACATCCCGACGGGCATGTTGAACTCCTGTGGTCTGTTGCCACGAACGGGAGTTCCGAACTTTCTCTGCACTGGACTGAAGTCGGGGGGCCGACTGTGCGAGAACCGACGCGGCAAGGCTATGGAACGCGATATGTACGCTCCGCGCTAGGATCGTTATTCGGAGCGGTTCCCGAAATCGTCTTCGCTCCGGAGGGTTTTCGCTTCTCAGTGAAAGGGTCGCTTACCCGCATATCAACGCGACAATAG
- a CDS encoding Hsp20 family protein — protein sequence MATSNDYAPLFRSSVGFDRVFNLLENAQRARSISDWPPYDIVKTGDDSYRISIAVAGFAQEDLDITFQSNLLTVTGKKQEASADGYLHRGIAGRPFEHRFELADHVRVNVADLSNGLLSIDLVREIPEALKPRKISIQSEPALTSTAPVQIEAQKAA from the coding sequence ATGGCAACATCGAATGACTATGCACCGCTGTTCCGCTCAAGCGTCGGCTTTGACCGGGTCTTCAACCTTTTGGAAAATGCCCAGCGCGCCCGCTCGATCAGCGACTGGCCGCCTTATGACATCGTCAAGACCGGCGATGACAGCTACCGGATTTCAATTGCGGTGGCTGGCTTTGCCCAGGAAGACCTTGACATCACCTTCCAATCCAATCTTCTGACGGTCACCGGCAAGAAGCAGGAGGCATCCGCCGATGGCTACCTGCATCGCGGCATTGCCGGACGTCCGTTCGAACACCGGTTCGAGCTTGCCGACCATGTCAGGGTGAACGTAGCGGATCTGAGCAACGGTCTCCTGTCGATCGATCTCGTTCGCGAGATCCCGGAGGCCTTGAAGCCGCGCAAAATTTCGATCCAGAGCGAGCCTGCCTTGACATCGACTGCTCCAGTTCAGATCGAGGCGCAGAAGGCGGCTTAA
- a CDS encoding LysR substrate-binding domain-containing protein, with translation MQLPIKSILVFHAAARAGSISRAAEELRVTPSAVSQQIQLLEGQLGVTLLAKAGRGIVLTEAGERYFSMIADQIERIEDATGTIRGFRSVTTLTVRATPTLSNKWLLPRLSTLLDKHPDLELRLDGTNEPTDFNQEAVDIEIRHGDGRWPGLFVEGVADEQFYPVCSPDYAPAGSLKPEDLLDHRLIHSAKSQAQWNGWFPLAGVAPKERWRRILFDRSHMAIDAAVRSMGIALESTLMMGDEIESGRLVCPVASPPVVQITTQWIVCPRDHLRQKKVRIFLDWLRLERETWQTTYPLGSLSR, from the coding sequence ATGCAACTCCCCATCAAGTCTATCCTGGTTTTCCACGCAGCCGCACGCGCAGGAAGTATTTCGCGCGCCGCAGAAGAGCTGCGCGTGACACCATCCGCGGTCAGCCAGCAGATTCAGTTGCTGGAAGGTCAACTCGGGGTGACGCTTTTGGCGAAAGCGGGCCGCGGTATCGTCTTGACGGAGGCCGGTGAGCGATATTTCTCGATGATCGCCGATCAGATCGAGCGTATCGAAGACGCCACGGGAACGATCCGGGGATTCAGATCCGTTACAACATTGACTGTGCGCGCTACCCCCACCCTGTCCAACAAATGGTTGCTGCCCCGGCTAAGCACCCTGCTCGACAAGCATCCCGACCTCGAGCTTCGCCTCGATGGCACCAACGAACCGACAGACTTCAACCAGGAAGCCGTCGATATCGAGATCCGGCATGGGGACGGCCGCTGGCCGGGTCTTTTCGTCGAGGGTGTCGCGGACGAACAGTTTTACCCGGTGTGCTCTCCAGACTATGCACCGGCTGGCAGCTTGAAGCCCGAAGACCTTCTTGATCATCGCCTCATCCATTCTGCAAAATCGCAAGCACAGTGGAACGGATGGTTTCCGTTAGCGGGAGTTGCTCCGAAAGAACGTTGGCGCCGTATTCTGTTCGACCGGAGTCACATGGCAATTGACGCTGCGGTCCGGAGCATGGGCATCGCCCTCGAAAGCACGCTCATGATGGGTGACGAGATTGAAAGCGGGCGTCTCGTTTGCCCTGTGGCGTCTCCACCGGTCGTTCAGATCACGACACAATGGATTGTTTGTCCGCGTGATCATCTTCGACAGAAAAAGGTGCGTATATTTCTCGATTGGTTGCGACTGGAAAGGGAGACTTGGCAGACAACCTATCCATTGGGCTCCCTGTCACGTTGA
- a CDS encoding TRAP transporter small permease, which produces MRSSMSSLLGTVVRIVADVAAGAACAGVLIVVLLQVIGRLSGHPLPWTEEATRFLFIWMVFLGLAAGFRTVESARVVVFLVMGRRLFQHLAVPIYVGSSVLFFGLMGWTGFTLMRQQIMMNETAATLPIPMWLIGMVMPVSAVIAILAIIDSLHSRRDLIALPELGLPAGEIAHADVSIKSGH; this is translated from the coding sequence ATGCGTAGTTCCATGAGTTCACTGCTGGGTACTGTGGTCAGAATCGTTGCCGATGTTGCGGCGGGTGCTGCCTGTGCCGGCGTCCTGATCGTTGTCCTTCTGCAGGTTATCGGCCGGTTGTCGGGGCACCCGTTGCCCTGGACCGAGGAGGCCACCCGCTTTCTTTTCATCTGGATGGTCTTTCTCGGCCTTGCGGCAGGTTTTAGAACTGTGGAAAGCGCCCGCGTCGTTGTCTTCCTCGTCATGGGCCGGCGGCTGTTCCAGCATCTGGCGGTACCCATCTATGTCGGGTCATCCGTCCTTTTCTTTGGCCTGATGGGCTGGACCGGGTTCACGCTCATGCGCCAGCAGATCATGATGAACGAAACGGCTGCGACTCTGCCCATTCCCATGTGGCTCATCGGCATGGTCATGCCGGTGTCGGCAGTCATTGCGATTTTGGCGATCATCGACTCACTGCACAGCCGTCGCGATCTGATCGCCCTTCCCGAACTCGGACTTCCGGCGGGCGAAATTGCCCATGCCGATGTGTCCATCAAATCAGGACATTGA
- the ligD gene encoding non-homologous end-joining DNA ligase LigD: MNQQNGLTFSTTCAATDGDCVAPLSSRARPGATVSMALISRQVEKILDPKRFTIRTEPTLLQKTSALRVMATGSDRSVSNQAVCQVDEAGRRNVQSIRYHSAGRVL; this comes from the coding sequence GTGAACCAACAAAACGGCCTCACTTTTTCGACTACCTGCGCAGCGACGGACGGCGACTGCGTGGCGCCGTTATCGTCGCGAGCCCGACCTGGCGCCACGGTGTCGATGGCGCTCATATCAAGGCAAGTGGAGAAGATTCTCGATCCGAAGCGTTTTACGATCCGCACCGAGCCCACTCTGCTTCAGAAGACAAGCGCCTTGCGGGTCATGGCGACGGGCAGCGATCGCTCGGTCAGCAATCAGGCGGTTTGCCAAGTCGATGAAGCAGGCCGCCGGAACGTGCAATCAATCAGATACCATAGCGCCGGTCGAGTTCTTTGA
- a CDS encoding EAL domain-containing protein, which yields MVHSDGRGICGVEALARWQPSEGTTIGPDIFIPLAERSGLIETLGQQIMTKAVRAAAQWPGLGLAVNVSPLQLKNPRFVRQVLDILARASFEPSRLTIEITEGVLISNPDQAHRAIKGLKAAGIKIALDDFGCGFASIGTLRAFGFDRMKVDRLS from the coding sequence TTGGTTCATTCCGACGGAAGAGGGATTTGCGGCGTCGAGGCCTTGGCAAGATGGCAACCTTCCGAGGGTACAACGATCGGGCCGGACATCTTCATTCCGCTGGCGGAGCGATCGGGCCTTATCGAGACGCTTGGGCAACAGATAATGACGAAGGCAGTCCGCGCGGCAGCTCAATGGCCGGGTCTTGGGCTTGCTGTTAACGTATCGCCTCTGCAGCTCAAGAATCCACGCTTCGTGCGTCAGGTCTTGGATATATTGGCGCGGGCCTCGTTCGAGCCGTCGAGGCTGACCATCGAAATTACCGAAGGGGTACTGATCTCCAACCCCGACCAGGCCCACCGGGCGATCAAAGGGCTAAAGGCAGCGGGTATCAAAATTGCGCTTGATGATTTTGGCTGCGGCTTCGCCAGTATTGGCACACTACGTGCGTTCGGATTCGATCGCATGAAGGTCGATCGGCTCTCATAA
- a CDS encoding ATPase domain-containing protein, with amino-acid sequence MPKQNKPAVVSTGIAGLNEILRGGLPASNLYMLQGAPGSGKTTAALQFLRAGVEAGESCIYVTLSQTAAELEAIAVSHGWTLDGIRVEELSTSGTVNEADDQSIFLTSDLRLDETRKAIEAAIEEHKPRRLVYDSLLEIRLITGDSPRFRRELIAFKSFLAKKNVVALLLDTQTPGYDRSGEEVEGLAHGVIRFDKSLEEYGGVRRRIEVSKMRGVPIADGYHDMAIREGEGVVVFPRIMPSTASESSEPQLIKSGVAELDEMFGGGQEPGTTTLVIGQSGTGKSTMSSLYATAALERGENVALFLFEERLETFFRRSEGLGMELRQFHKDGKLILRDFNPNEISPGEFGQIVQDAVTQNKSRVVVIDSLTGYLNSLPHREKAVRDIQSLLKYLARSGVLTMLIVAQHGLIGQNVGIDVDVSFLGDTVLLLRIMEHEGRLRRNITVVKKRHGPHDLNIRELIIESGRVSVVAYNPLPDPK; translated from the coding sequence ATGCCCAAACAGAACAAACCCGCAGTTGTTAGCACCGGAATTGCGGGACTGAACGAAATCCTGCGCGGTGGGCTGCCTGCATCGAACCTCTACATGCTTCAGGGTGCGCCGGGCTCGGGAAAGACGACGGCCGCGCTGCAGTTTTTGCGCGCTGGCGTCGAGGCCGGTGAGAGCTGTATTTACGTCACGCTGTCTCAAACGGCCGCAGAGCTCGAAGCGATCGCCGTGTCGCACGGCTGGACGCTCGACGGTATCCGGGTCGAAGAGCTGTCCACATCTGGCACGGTGAATGAGGCCGATGACCAGAGTATCTTCCTGACCTCCGATCTGCGGCTGGATGAGACGCGAAAAGCGATCGAAGCTGCGATCGAGGAGCATAAGCCTCGCCGACTGGTCTACGATTCACTTCTCGAAATCCGGCTGATCACCGGTGATAGTCCACGCTTTCGACGCGAATTGATCGCCTTCAAATCGTTCCTTGCCAAAAAGAACGTTGTCGCACTGCTGCTGGATACACAGACGCCCGGCTACGACCGCAGCGGCGAGGAGGTAGAGGGTCTTGCCCACGGCGTTATCCGGTTCGACAAGTCACTGGAGGAATATGGTGGCGTGCGCCGCCGCATCGAGGTTTCGAAGATGCGCGGCGTGCCGATTGCCGATGGCTATCACGATATGGCTATCCGTGAAGGCGAGGGCGTCGTTGTTTTTCCTCGCATCATGCCCAGCACTGCATCAGAGAGTTCCGAACCTCAGCTGATCAAATCCGGGGTCGCCGAGTTGGACGAAATGTTTGGCGGTGGCCAGGAGCCTGGAACCACCACATTGGTCATCGGGCAGTCAGGCACTGGTAAATCGACGATGTCTTCCCTTTATGCGACGGCGGCGCTCGAACGCGGAGAAAATGTCGCTCTCTTTCTATTTGAGGAGCGGCTTGAGACCTTCTTCCGTCGATCCGAAGGCTTGGGCATGGAACTCAGGCAGTTTCACAAGGATGGCAAGCTCATCCTGCGAGATTTCAATCCCAATGAAATCTCGCCCGGCGAGTTCGGCCAGATCGTCCAGGACGCCGTCACGCAAAACAAATCGCGCGTCGTTGTTATCGACAGCTTGACGGGGTACCTGAATTCGCTGCCGCACCGCGAGAAGGCTGTGCGCGACATCCAGTCACTGCTGAAATACCTTGCCCGTTCTGGTGTCCTGACGATGCTGATTGTTGCCCAGCATGGTCTGATCGGCCAGAATGTCGGAATCGATGTGGATGTGAGTTTCCTTGGCGATACCGTTCTCCTGCTGCGGATCATGGAGCACGAAGGGCGTCTTCGCCGAAACATTACCGTGGTCAAAAAGCGTCATGGTCCCCACGATCTCAACATCCGCGAACTTATCATCGAAAGCGGACGCGTTAGCGTCGTCGCCTACAATCCCCTGCCTGATCCAAAATGA
- a CDS encoding gluconokinase: MAGQQASFIRSGQYTRFVVVMGVAGTGKSEIGRRLASLLDCAFIEADELHSPENVERMRNGHPLTDELRMPWLHSVCDSALAIGASPVVVACSVLKRSYRELLRERLRGVRFLFLHGSPELISARLGARKGHFAAGSLLESQLATLEVPGSDEEAIWLEIALPPDLLAQRAVAELLDPAHST, translated from the coding sequence ATGGCAGGGCAGCAAGCCTCCTTCATCCGGAGTGGCCAATACACAAGGTTTGTCGTGGTCATGGGTGTCGCGGGAACCGGCAAATCAGAGATAGGTCGGCGTCTCGCCAGCCTTCTCGACTGCGCCTTCATCGAAGCGGATGAATTGCATTCGCCCGAAAACGTCGAGCGAATGCGCAACGGCCATCCCCTGACGGATGAACTGCGTATGCCTTGGCTACACAGCGTATGTGATAGCGCATTGGCGATCGGCGCATCACCTGTGGTCGTCGCTTGCTCGGTCCTGAAGCGCAGCTATCGGGAGTTGTTGCGAGAAAGGCTACGAGGGGTCCGTTTCCTGTTCTTGCATGGCTCCCCTGAGTTGATCTCAGCGCGTCTGGGAGCAAGGAAGGGGCACTTCGCCGCCGGTTCATTGCTGGAAAGCCAGCTTGCCACATTGGAGGTACCCGGCAGCGACGAAGAGGCAATCTGGCTCGAAATTGCGCTGCCGCCAGATTTGCTTGCGCAGAGGGCAGTGGCAGAACTGCTTGATCCCGCTCACTCAACGTGA